The genomic interval AATAAACAATTTTACAGATCGATTGATGCATTTTTACCAGCATGACTAGATTCATCATATTCTTTTTTCGCATCAATACCTTTTTTCTTCTGATAATTATCCATCAATATAACAGCAACTGGACATAAAACAGCAGTTGTTAAAGTAGCAATTGAAATTTGAGCAGTGGCAATGTTAACAATATCCTGATAGCTTTGAGCTTCAGCAGCTGTCATCATACCAGAGCCAGCAGCAACTGTTGCTGCCGCTGCAATTGCTGCAGGTGTTGCTGCCGCATTGCCAGCTGTAGAAGCTTCTGCAACTGGTGCGATTTGACTCTTTTCTCTGAACAATTTAAATACAAGAATACCTGTACCTCCTGTTAAGACTACAGTCAAAACTCCAAGCAATAATCCCGCACCTACTACTTCCGGATTAAAGAAATTTGCTAAGTTCATTCCTGCACCTAAAGCAAAGGCAAAGAATGGTACAGGTAACAGCTCTCCCGGTTTTAGGAATTCACGTATTTCAGGGTCTAGGTTACCCAAAATCATACCGATTGCGATCGGAAGTAATACAGCAATAAATGCAATAACCGGAAAACTTGAACCCATCATTCCAAGAGCCATTAATGTAAAGAATGGACCATCGTTTAATGAAAGAACTGAAACTGCTCCAACATCAGAACGGTTGCCGTATTGACCTGTTAAAGCAGCATACATACCACCATTTCCGTTTGTCATAGCGGCAATAATAGCTACAGTTGATAATCCTAATAATCCATTCATAGGATCAAATAACATCCCAAACACAACACCAACAGCAAGACCTGTAAGATATTTAGATGTAGTAAGTAATACACCTTTTTTAAGCGCTCTTCCGCCAACCTTTAAATTCATTTGACTTCCACAGCAAAATAGAAATAAAGCAATTAATGTTAATGAGCCGTTTTTAAACAATGCTTCTGAAAAACCGCCAATCTTAAGCATTTCATAGTTTCCTTCTTCAGTAGGAGCAACACCTAATACTTTTAGAAAATCCATAATAAATGGGATATGCAGTTGATCGATTGTATTTATTAGTGCACCTAACAAAAGTGGAACAACCATTAAACCACCAGGAACTTTTTCAATAGATTGTTTTATTTTCATTAACATCTCCCCCTTGTTTAACGAATTTCGAATTATGAATGGAAAAAGTACGTAAAACTTGTTCAGCTGCTTGTTCGAGTAAGAAAGTAGCCTTCTCAAATGCCTCATCAAGATCCATGGGAGCGTTTACAATACTATGGATACTTCGAATTCCATATTGATATAACTCATCAATCCCCTTACCTATTGATCCAGCTAATACAATCGTTGGGATCCCCCATTTTTGAGCTTCTTGTGCAATACCCATAGGAGTTTTACCTGACGCAGTTTGGAAATCGATCTGCCCCTCACCTGTTATGACAAGATCAGCTCCTGTTAATGCATGAGCAAAATTTGTATACTCAATGACAATATCTATACCTCGCCTCATATTAACTGGAAAAAATGCTAGAAAAGCCCCTCCTAATCCCCCAGCTGCTCCTGCACCAGGTCTATCATGGAGTCGTATACCTGTTAATTCTTCAACTTTCTCAGCAAAATGACGAAGCTTTCGATCTAATTCTTCGACCATTTTAGGTGTCGCTCCTTTTTGTGGACCAAATACATATGATGCTCCATTTAAACCTATAAGTGGATTTTGCACGTCCGAAGCAAGTAGAAATGATGATTCAGCAATTCTTTTATCAAATGTGCTATCATCAATTGTGGCGATTTTGTCTATTTCTTCAGCTCCCAGGCAAATTTCATTACCATTAATATCTAGTAACTTCATTCCTAATGCTTGAAGCATTCCAATACCACCATCATTTGTTGCACTTCCACCAATACCCAGAATAAAATGACGACATCCATTATTTAATGCTTCCTTAATTAATTGTCCTGTACCATATGTTGTCGCTTTCAATGGATTTCTCAAATTAGCAGGAACTAAATTTAAGCCAGATGCACTTGCCATTTCAATAATGCATGTTTTTCCATCACCTAGCATTCCATATTCCGCTAATACATCTTTTTCTATTGGCCCCTTTACTTTCACTGATACTTTTTTTCCTGTAGTAGCTTCAACAAGACTGTCCATTGTACCTTCTCCCCCATCTGCAACAGGAACTAATACAGTTTCAGCATATGGAAGATAATTTTTAATTCCTTTTTCAATTGCAACCGCAGCCTCTAATGCACTAACGCTTCCTTTAAAAGAATCTGGTGCTATGACAATTTTTATGGTATCCACCCCCTGGTTAGCGCTTACATTTTTATTAACCTTGTTCAATATAGGTTAAGTTTATTATATAAATAGTACCGAGAAATAGCTTTGTTCATATTAAATAAAAATAGTGTATATTTTTAAGAATTTTTTGTTTACTATAAATAAAAAAGCTAAATGCCTCTCAAGAATTAATTTTCCGCTTTCATCTAGTTAGCTCAGAGGAACTTTAAAATTTGTCATTAACTATATAATTCAGATATAAATTGAAAGTCTTTTTACAATTCCACTATAAATCTTACAAATGAGACAATGAGGATGTGTACAAATTGTTAACTCAAGAAATTGCAGAAGAAATTGTTAAAGAAACGATGAGACGTTTAAATCGCAATATAAATATCATGGATCCTACTGGGACAATTATTGCTTCAGGAGATTCAACTCGAATAAGTTATTTCCATGAAGGTGGATTTCATGTCATTAAGTCTGGAAAGCCTTTAGTTATTACAAAACATAACAAAGATCAGTGGAGAGGAAGTAAAATAGGAATTAATCTGCCAATTGAATTCCAAAATAAAATTATTGGAGTCATCGGAATAACCGGAGAACAAAACGAAGTAGAAGAATTTGGTGAACTCGTAAAAATGACTACTGAGATGATGATTAAACAGTCATATTTAGCTACTCAATCAGAATGGCAGGCTAGATCAAAAGAAGAAACGTTTGTTGAATTAGTAAAAGAAAAACCTAATTATGACTTTATTGATCAAAGGCTTGAATTATTACAAATTAATCTGATTCCACCTTTTCATATGTTTTTAATAGAAATCAAATTGATAAAAATACAAAGTCAATCACTAATTAGAAAACTTGAAGAGATATTTAATAAAAAATGCACACTTATTGGGTTTCTAGAAGTTGGCAGAATGTTTATTCTGTCTTCCGGTATTTCTAGTAAACAGGCAATAGATAAAATCAACATTATTCAAGACATGCTAACTAAATTACAAATACAATGTAAAATAGGCTACGGTACTCCTGTTTACACAAGAGAAATGCTAAAAGTATCCTTTAATGAATCAGAAATTGCGTTATCGATTGGAAAAGTTAGAGAACTATCATTTAATTCATACTCTAATATGGAAGCAGAAGCACTTATTATTCAGATTGATGAGGATTTGAAAAAACGTTTTTTAGAGAGAATCTTCCCAACAATAGATGCAAAAGTAATTGAAACATTACAAGCATTTTTTCAATGTAATTTTAATATTACTGAAACAGCAAGTAAACTATTTATCCATAGAAATACTCTTATTTATCGATTAAAAAAAATAAAAGAAGAAACAGGCTATGATCCACAAGTTTTTAAAGATTCAGTTCCTCTTCAATTAGCTATTTGGATGTATGTAAATAAACTCTCTACTACTAACTGAAAAGTAATAATCAATAATAGGTAAAACAATATATAAAAAATATTATTTGAAAGCGCACACATATGAAAGTCTTTATAAAAAAGAGTCATTAAATTAACGAGAGCAATGCATTCATTATGTTGCTCTCTTTCAATTAATTTTGTGCATCTTCCATATGCTTTTCAATGTATTCCTTATATCTTCTGTGAACTGTTGCTTTACTAACATCAAATCCTACACCTCTTAGAGTAGCAGCTATTTCATGAAAGGTTAACTTTTTTTGACGTAGTTTTAATATCTCCTCAATTGGAACTTCAATTTTTTCACGACCTCCTCCACTTTCTAAATTCGATAAATTATCTTGAGGTCTATACCCCTTTTTTATAGCTCTATTCATACCTCTACTGATTTTATAGTTTACAAGTTTCCTTTGAAATTCTTCAACCGTTGCAAGAATATTCAATACCATAAGATCACTTTCTGATAATTCAGGCTCTCCTTGTTCTGTAAGTGTAAAAACCTTCGCATCTAATTTCCTTATTTCATGTAAGATAGCTATTTTTGCATGACCTCTCCCTAAGCGGGTATCATCTTGAACAAGAAGAATGTTAGCTTGTTTATCTTTTAACAGCGCTAATGCTTCTATCATTCCTTCTCGATCGATATCAAATCCACTATGCCGTTCTTCAATAATCTTTATAATTTCAATTTTATGTAAACACGCTAGCTTTTCTAATTCTTCTCTTTGTCTTTCAATTGATGAATCCTGTGTTTCTTTTTCTGTACTAACACGACAATAAATAATAGCCTTCATTTTTAACTCCCCAAATGATTTATATATGACTATACCTAATCTAAATTAAAAAAGTAAAAACTACATTTTATTTACTACTGGCAATCTGTTCAATTTGATGCTCCTGCTCTCTTTCTACTGGTACATAAACTAAATCGCCTGGCTTAATTATACTTGAATGAATTTCGTTTTTTTCCTGTACCCACACAACAAATTCTTGTTTTGATATTTTTGTGTTAACTGAATATTCTTCGGCAATACTCCATAAACTGTCACCTTCTTTAATTTCAACTTGATGATATTTTTCTAAACTTTCTTTTGTACCTGTATAAGAAACGGCCCCAAAAACAGCTACTAATACCACAAAAAATGAAAAGATGTAGATCATTGACTCTTTTTTCATATTAATCACCCCATAAGAATATTTGTTCGCATTTATAAATTGAGTATAATACGAACGATTGTTCTAGTCAATCTTTTTTCTCGAACTTATGTTTGTATTAATAGGAAAAAGATGCTATAATAAACATATATTATAGGAATCCGAGGTGTCTCAGAGGATGACGAAACTATCAAAAAGACAACAAGATATCTTAAGCTTTATAAAAGATGAAGTACAAAAGAAAGGGTATCCACCCTCTGTACGTGAAATTGGCGAGGCAGTTGGATTAGCATCTAGCTCTACTGTTCACGGGCACTTAGCTAGGTTAGAATCAAAGGGATTAATTCGACGTGATCCAACAAAACCTAGAGCAATTGAGATACTCGAAGAGGATGACTCCTTACACATCCCAAAAAGCAAGGTTATAAATGTTCCAGTTATCGGTAAAGTAACAGCTGGTCTACCTATTACTGCAATTGAAAATGTAGAAGAATATTTTCCGCTTCCAGACAAATACGCTACTGACGATGAACATATTTTTATGTTAGAAATTATGGGTGAAAGTATGATAGAGGCTGGAATCCTTGATGGAGATATGGTCATTGTAAGACAACAGCAAACTGCGAATAATGGCGATATCGTTGTTGCAATGACAGAGGAAGATGAAGCAACGTGTAAGCGATTCTTTAAGGAAAAGGATTATATCCGTTTACAACCTGAAAATTCTACAATGGAACCAATTATTTTACGCAATGTTTCTATTTTAGGTAAAGTAATTGGTGTGTACCGTTCAATACATTAAACTCTTGCCAATTTGAACTGCACCTGCAATTGTTGGATACAATCTAACAATTGCAGGTGCAGTTTTTACTTTATCATTCATATTATTAAGGACTTTTTAAACTATAGGATCTTTTAAACAACACTTCTAAACCATGTTCTTCGTATTACATTACACAATTCCTTACAACACTTTCCGATGTACCAATGGCTTCACAATCGTAATAGGATCCTCACCTGTTAAATATCGCTGAACGTCTCCTTTATCTTCAATAAAATGAGCGAATTGTTCATTCGTTTCAGCATATTTATCCAAATAGAATTTTTTGAAATTGACTTTACATCAAAATGTTTTCAGAAATAATTATTAAACTTTCTTCATACTCTAAACCTATTAAAAATTCACTTTCAAGTATTTTGATCTTATCTATTGTTTCAAATATGTTTGTACAATTAATGTTCATCAATTATACCAATCATTATGATTTCTGAATACAGAGCAACGTGATTTCCTATTAGCTGATTGTTGATTATCTCTTTCGCTTATACATTTTACTAGTTAACATTGGCCGAATGTAAAAATAATAAGGATACAGAAATTTTTTCTAATGCTAAATTTCTGTATCCTTAATATGTAATATTTACGAACCTCTGGAACAAAAGTAACATCCAGATGTCAATGATTCGCTTTTACAACGTGTTAAAATTAAATAGTTCATCTGTCTCTACTATCTCTAACAGGTAATGTTGGATTTGAATATCATTTTTATTCGAACCAATGTGTTGGTCGAGAAAGCAAGATTGGTATTTTTGTACTTGCATCGCCCTTCGCCGAATTAATCTGTACTTGAGTGAGAAAGATACTCCCTGTCAGGTCCGCCCCCCTTATGTCAGCATCCCTTAAATCAGCACCGATAAAATCAGCGAATCTCAAGTCCGCATATTGAAGATCAGCAGCAATGAGATATGCCCCTCTCAAGTTGGCTCCTTTGAGATCTGCCCCTCTAAGGTTTGCCCCCATAAGATCTGCCCCTCTATGGTCGATCTTCCGCCTATTTATAGAGCTCTTATATTGGAGAAGTGACTCTTTCCGTACTAGTTCACTTGTCTTTAAAAGTAAAGTGTTCACTTCTTTCCGATGTAATGGAATATCTAGATCAATGAGTGAATCAGCACGAAGCTTTGTAAGTTGTTCCGTTTTGTCGAGAGCAAAGTGCAGCTCACTGTGAATCAGTCGAGATGCTTTCAACGTCAGTGCTTCGGTCAGATACCAGAGCATCTCATGAAGTTGTTGCATAATTGGAAACACATCAAACATTTTCTTTGCTATATCTGTATCTTTTCTCCAATTGATCCCTTCAAAAGTGACATTTGAAACTTTTTGTCCTGCTCCGAAGCAATCAAATACAGTACACCCTTTATATCCGTGCTGTCTCAGGCTTTTGTGAATACTACAACTATAGTCTGATTTTAAATTAGTACAAGGTTTACCAGCGTCCTTATCCATCGCAAAATCTGCTGAAGCAGCAAAGGGTAACGCTACACAACACAAGCCAAAGCAGTTTTCACAGTCAGCACGAAGATAATTGTGACTATTGTGACTATTGTGACTATTGTGGCTTATTGTATTTCTATCATTATCATTCTCAAACAACACGGGCACATCCTTTGAATTTTCATTACTATTTCTATATGAATATAAATCTTGTAAACAAGTGCTTTCCAATTTTATTATATTATCACTGTGTTAATTTACTGTCAATTATTGTTATTTTAGAAAATTTTATAAAAGCATCTTACGGGAAATCAAAAAGGTCACATTAACATGTATTGTTCTTTTTCCCATTAGTGCACTTGTGTTCGGAACATATACTTTCTTATTTTAAAAAATTAAGTTCATTCGAATTGACTGATATAATTAATTCCTATATTTCCTTTTCATTTCATTTATTCCTTTCAAACTTCTGTGGGTTAATTACGGGTGGTTTTATGGGTGTGAAAATAGTGGTGAATTAACCTTTTATACAAAGAAACTATACTCTCTAAATGTTGAATTTGAAGGAAAAACCCATAGAAAATATCTCTACGGGTTACTTTGTTTTGACATGATACTGCAACTTCAAATTTTTTAACAAAAAAGACCGTAACTATGCGAAGCAAGTCAGAAAAAAAGGAGTCTATTTATTGTATGATTGTATAGCACCTGTAAACCTTCCCTGTCAAGGATTGGATCTGATTATAACAGATTAATTTGGAGAAATATTGATCTACTTGCCGCCATAACACCACAAGATAAATACCTTGTGTTTACGGTTTTAACAGGTTTTCTATATAATTGCTCTTCAATTTTTCAAAATAGAAATCATAAAATTTATAAATCCATCCTATTTAAAATTTCTTTTAATTGTATTAACTCATCCTTAGAAAGTGTAATTCCTTTACCCATCTTTTCATTGTCTTGATCCCAGTCACGCAAATCATATTTTGGATCACGCCCATTCCAGCTTATAAGGTTCAGCTCCTTTTTCCAACCCTTTGCTCCTTCAGAAATTGTTCCTAGCTTTTCTTGTATTTCAAATTTTATATTTGCCAAAATCTACATCTCCTCTTTTTTTTATTTCTACAACTATAATAAATCATTCATTGGTAGTTTGGCCAAGCATAATAAAACCTATTTTAGGGAGAGTAACATCATGCACAGCTTTCAATACGGGAAAACCACATTTAATTACTCAGTGGAATACATACAAGCTACCACCAGCCGGATTTGATTCATACAAACAATTTTTTATAAAAAAGCTCCCTCGATCATAAAGAGAATTTATGAACTTGAAGAAGTCGTCGTAGATCCAGCTTCTCCAAAGGAGATTGTCAGTGATGAGAAATTTGCATATCTTGGGCGACATTATCGATTAAAAGTACTTAAAAAATGTGGGGAAATTGTGCGTTTGTTTATTCAAAAGACTAAGAAGAATATTATGTTTACAAAAATAAAAACCCTCAACACCAGAAGTGTCAAGGGTTATACTTATTAATACATTGACATGTATTGTTCTCTTTCCCATGGGTGTACTTGTGTACGGAACATATCCCACTCAATTTCTTTTGCTTCAATGAAATGCTCAAATAAGTGCTCACCTAATGCAGCTTTCATTGTGCTGTCTGCTTTTAATAAATCCAATGCTTGTGCAAGAGTAGCTGGTAGATCAACAATTCCATTTTCTACGCGTTCTTCTTTTGTCATTACATAGATGTTACGATCGATTGGTTTTGGTGCTTCAAGACCATTTTTGATTCCTTCTAGTCCAGCTGCTAAAAGAACACTCATTGCTAAGTATGGGTTTGCAGCAGGATCAACGCTACGTACTTCAACACGAGTACTTAAGCCGCGTGAAGCAGGAATACGAATTAATGGACTTCTGTTTTGTGCAGACCAAGCAACATAACATGGTGCTTCATAGCCTGGTACAAGACGTTTATATGAGTTAACTGTTGGATTTGTTACTGCAGTAAATGATGGTGCATGTTTGATAATCCCTGCAATAAATTGTCTTGCTGTATCACTTAATTGTAAATCAGCACTAGTATCCAAGAATGCATTCTCACCATTACGGAATAAAGATAAGTTCATGTGCATACCTGAACCATTTACACCAAATAGTGGTTTTGGCATGAATGTCGCGTGTAAACCATGTTTACGAGCAATTGTTTTAACAACTAGTTTAAATGTTTGAATATCATCACATGCTTTAATTGCACCAGCATATTTAAAATCAATTTCATGTTGACCAGGTGCCACCTCATGGTGTGATGCTTCAATTTCAAAGCCCATTTCTTCCAGCTCTAACACGATATCACGACGGCAGTTTTCACCTAAATCAGTTGGTGCTAAGTCAAAGTAACCGCCATTATCGTTAAGCTCTAATGTTGGTTCGCCTTTTTCATCTAATTTAAATAAGAAGAATTCTGGCTCAGGTCCTAAGTTAAAATCAGTAAATCCAAGCTCTTCCATTTCTCCTAAGATGCGGCGAAGATTGTTACGTGGATCACCAGCAAATGGAGTTCCATCTGGATTATAAATGTCACAGATAAAACGAGCTACTTTACCTTTTTCAGCTGTCCAAGGGAAGATTACGAAAGTATCTAGATCTGGATAAAGATACATATCAGATTCTTCAATACGTACGAAGCCTTCAATTGAAGATCCGTCAAACATCATTTTGTTGTCTAATGCCTTATCAAGTTGGCTTACAGGGATTTCAACGTTTTTAATTGTCCCTAAAATATCTGTAAATTGTAAACGGATATACTTAACATTGTTATCTTTAACTAAGCTTATAATATCTTCTCTTGAATATTTAGCCATTGAAAAAATTCTCCTCTCTTGTGTGAAAAAAGTATATTTATATTTAATTTATTACATATACTCATTGGAAAAATCTTGACATGTCCCCGTGTCTTAATGAAGGACGATTACGGCCGGCTTGCATTAATTCTGATTTCAAAAGCTTACGAAGCTCAGCATCTGTAAGATCTGGTTTTTCAACAGTTTTAGTTTGCTCTTGTTGATCGACATTATGTGTCGTTTCTTTACGAGAAAAAATTTGTTTAATCCCTGCAAGATTTACCCCTTGTTCAATTAATGAGCGAATTTCTAATAACTTATCGACATCATTAAATGAAAAAACTCTTCGGTTGGTTTCTGTTCTCGCTGGAAAAATCAATTCATTTTCTTCGTAATATCGAATTTGTCTTGCAGAAAGTTCTGTTAGCTGCATAACAATTCCAATTGGAAAGAGGGGCATTGAGCGTCGAATATTATCACTCATGTTGTTGGCTCCTTTTTTTATCTATATTCATTATATATTATGTAATATTATCTGTCAAGAATATGGTAGAATTTATAACATAGAAAAAGTTTATTTACTAGTTAGCTATTTACTGAGATTAATCCTTGATCAATTAATGAATCAATAGCCGTACAAATGGCAATTTTAACATGTGAATATGTTAGTCCGCCTTGAACATAAGCAACATATGGTGCTCTTAGCGGTCCATCTGCAGAAAGTTCTATACTTGCGCCTTGAATAAATGTACCCGCTGCCATTATAACATCATCTTCATAGCCAGGCATATAATTAGGGTATGGTGTAACATGTGAATTAATTGGTGACGCATATTGAATTGCTTGGCAAAAGGCCACCATTAGCTTTGGATCATCAAATTGAACTGATTGAATCAAATCTGTCCTTACACTATTCCATAGTGGGTTTGTTTTTAAGCCAAGTACTTCTAAAAATGCAGCTGTGAATATTGCACCTTTTAATGCTTGTCCGACTACATGCGGTGCTAAGAAAAAGCCCTGGTACATTTCCTGTAAACTAAAAAGTGACGCACCTGCTTCAGCACCAATCCCTGGAGATGTCATCCGATAGGAACAAGCTTCAACTAAAGGTTGTTTTCCTACAATATATCCTCCAGTTTTAGCGATACCTCCGCCTGGATTTTTTATTAAAGATCCAGCCATTAAATCTGCGCCTACATGACACGGTTCTAGTTCCTCAACAAATTCACCATAACAATTATCTACAAAGACAACAACATCATCTTTTAGAGTTTTAACATAACTGATCATTTCTTGAATCTCAGCAATTGTGAAAGAAGGACGTGTTGCATATCCTTTTGAACGTTGGATTCCAATCATTTTCGTTTTTGAAGAAATAGCATTTTTCACAGCGTTGAAATCGATTGTACCATTATCTTGCAGATTTACG from Metabacillus sediminilitoris carries:
- a CDS encoding 2-keto-3-deoxygluconate permease: MKIKQSIEKVPGGLMVVPLLLGALINTIDQLHIPFIMDFLKVLGVAPTEEGNYEMLKIGGFSEALFKNGSLTLIALFLFCCGSQMNLKVGGRALKKGVLLTTSKYLTGLAVGVVFGMLFDPMNGLLGLSTVAIIAAMTNGNGGMYAALTGQYGNRSDVGAVSVLSLNDGPFFTLMALGMMGSSFPVIAFIAVLLPIAIGMILGNLDPEIREFLKPGELLPVPFFAFALGAGMNLANFFNPEVVGAGLLLGVLTVVLTGGTGILVFKLFREKSQIAPVAEASTAGNAAATPAAIAAAATVAAGSGMMTAAEAQSYQDIVNIATAQISIATLTTAVLCPVAVILMDNYQKKKGIDAKKEYDESSHAGKNASIDL
- a CDS encoding glycerate kinase family protein, which encodes MKIVIAPDSFKGSVSALEAAVAIEKGIKNYLPYAETVLVPVADGGEGTMDSLVEATTGKKVSVKVKGPIEKDVLAEYGMLGDGKTCIIEMASASGLNLVPANLRNPLKATTYGTGQLIKEALNNGCRHFILGIGGSATNDGGIGMLQALGMKLLDINGNEICLGAEEIDKIATIDDSTFDKRIAESSFLLASDVQNPLIGLNGASYVFGPQKGATPKMVEELDRKLRHFAEKVEELTGIRLHDRPGAGAAGGLGGAFLAFFPVNMRRGIDIVIEYTNFAHALTGADLVITGEGQIDFQTASGKTPMGIAQEAQKWGIPTIVLAGSIGKGIDELYQYGIRSIHSIVNAPMDLDEAFEKATFLLEQAAEQVLRTFSIHNSKFVKQGGDVNENKTIY
- a CDS encoding CdaR family transcriptional regulator, with translation MLTQEIAEEIVKETMRRLNRNINIMDPTGTIIASGDSTRISYFHEGGFHVIKSGKPLVITKHNKDQWRGSKIGINLPIEFQNKIIGVIGITGEQNEVEEFGELVKMTTEMMIKQSYLATQSEWQARSKEETFVELVKEKPNYDFIDQRLELLQINLIPPFHMFLIEIKLIKIQSQSLIRKLEEIFNKKCTLIGFLEVGRMFILSSGISSKQAIDKINIIQDMLTKLQIQCKIGYGTPVYTREMLKVSFNESEIALSIGKVRELSFNSYSNMEAEALIIQIDEDLKKRFLERIFPTIDAKVIETLQAFFQCNFNITETASKLFIHRNTLIYRLKKIKEETGYDPQVFKDSVPLQLAIWMYVNKLSTTN
- a CDS encoding YneB family resolvase-like protein; this encodes MKAIIYCRVSTEKETQDSSIERQREELEKLACLHKIEIIKIIEERHSGFDIDREGMIEALALLKDKQANILLVQDDTRLGRGHAKIAILHEIRKLDAKVFTLTEQGEPELSESDLMVLNILATVEEFQRKLVNYKISRGMNRAIKKGYRPQDNLSNLESGGGREKIEVPIEEILKLRQKKLTFHEIAATLRGVGFDVSKATVHRRYKEYIEKHMEDAQN
- the yneA gene encoding cell division suppressor protein YneA, which produces MKKESMIYIFSFFVVLVAVFGAVSYTGTKESLEKYHQVEIKEGDSLWSIAEEYSVNTKISKQEFVVWVQEKNEIHSSIIKPGDLVYVPVEREQEHQIEQIASSK
- the lexA gene encoding transcriptional repressor LexA, translated to MTKLSKRQQDILSFIKDEVQKKGYPPSVREIGEAVGLASSSTVHGHLARLESKGLIRRDPTKPRAIEILEEDDSLHIPKSKVINVPVIGKVTAGLPITAIENVEEYFPLPDKYATDDEHIFMLEIMGESMIEAGILDGDMVIVRQQQTANNGDIVVAMTEEDEATCKRFFKEKDYIRLQPENSTMEPIILRNVSILGKVIGVYRSIH
- a CDS encoding pentapeptide repeat-containing protein, encoding MFENDNDRNTISHNSHNSHNSHNYLRADCENCFGLCCVALPFAASADFAMDKDAGKPCTNLKSDYSCSIHKSLRQHGYKGCTVFDCFGAGQKVSNVTFEGINWRKDTDIAKKMFDVFPIMQQLHEMLWYLTEALTLKASRLIHSELHFALDKTEQLTKLRADSLIDLDIPLHRKEVNTLLLKTSELVRKESLLQYKSSINRRKIDHRGADLMGANLRGADLKGANLRGAYLIAADLQYADLRFADFIGADLRDADIRGADLTGSIFLTQVQINSAKGDASTKIPILLSRPTHWFE
- a CDS encoding YdbC family protein translates to MANIKFEIQEKLGTISEGAKGWKKELNLISWNGRDPKYDLRDWDQDNEKMGKGITLSKDELIQLKEILNRMDL
- the glnA gene encoding type I glutamate--ammonia ligase, which produces MAKYSREDIISLVKDNNVKYIRLQFTDILGTIKNVEIPVSQLDKALDNKMMFDGSSIEGFVRIEESDMYLYPDLDTFVIFPWTAEKGKVARFICDIYNPDGTPFAGDPRNNLRRILGEMEELGFTDFNLGPEPEFFLFKLDEKGEPTLELNDNGGYFDLAPTDLGENCRRDIVLELEEMGFEIEASHHEVAPGQHEIDFKYAGAIKACDDIQTFKLVVKTIARKHGLHATFMPKPLFGVNGSGMHMNLSLFRNGENAFLDTSADLQLSDTARQFIAGIIKHAPSFTAVTNPTVNSYKRLVPGYEAPCYVAWSAQNRSPLIRIPASRGLSTRVEVRSVDPAANPYLAMSVLLAAGLEGIKNGLEAPKPIDRNIYVMTKEERVENGIVDLPATLAQALDLLKADSTMKAALGEHLFEHFIEAKEIEWDMFRTQVHPWEREQYMSMY
- a CDS encoding MerR family transcriptional regulator encodes the protein MSDNIRRSMPLFPIGIVMQLTELSARQIRYYEENELIFPARTETNRRVFSFNDVDKLLEIRSLIEQGVNLAGIKQIFSRKETTHNVDQQEQTKTVEKPDLTDAELRKLLKSELMQAGRNRPSLRHGDMSRFFQ
- a CDS encoding methionine gamma-lyase family protein, with protein sequence MFNYLKHGRTLAPIVKKIEEQIKDILDNIERQSEANQFRVLRSFQKHRVSDSHFIPTTGYGYDDIGRDTLEAIYAEVFGGEAGLVRPQIISGTHAISIALFGILRPGDELVYITGKPYDTLEEIVGIRGNGVGSLKEFQIDYKTVNLQDNGTIDFNAVKNAISSKTKMIGIQRSKGYATRPSFTIAEIQEMISYVKTLKDDVVVFVDNCYGEFVEELEPCHVGADLMAGSLIKNPGGGIAKTGGYIVGKQPLVEACSYRMTSPGIGAEAGASLFSLQEMYQGFFLAPHVVGQALKGAIFTAAFLEVLGLKTNPLWNSVRTDLIQSVQFDDPKLMVAFCQAIQYASPINSHVTPYPNYMPGYEDDVIMAAGTFIQGASIELSADGPLRAPYVAYVQGGLTYSHVKIAICTAIDSLIDQGLISVNS